The Anaerolineales bacterium region TCGCGAAATTCTTGACCTAAGAGTTTCTCCGGAACAGGAGAAATTTGTTGCGCCCAACGCCTATTCCCTCTCGGAAGCGTTGTTTGAGCCGAAAGCGTGGTATCGCGCCGTGTATGCTGATGAAACCCCGGTTGGCTTCATAATGATGGAGGAGGACCCCGGGCAGGGGAAGTATTACTTGTGGCGTTTTTTGATCGACGCTAAACATCAAGGCAAGGGGTACGGGTATCAGGCAATTCAATTGCTCATCGAACGGGTGAAGCAGCTTCCAAACGCAAGGGAGATGACCCTCAGTTACGTCCCGGATGAGCATAGCCCACAGCCGTTTTATCAGAAGCTGGGTTTTGTAGATACCGGAGAGACTGATGAAGACGAACTGATTATGCGGCTCACTTTTGAGCCTCAGTCGTCCTCATCATAAGAAGAACGGGGCGGTACATCCACTTGGCCTTTTAGCTCACATCTTGCAATTCTTCCTAAGGCGAGGACATCGGGCGAGAACCAAGCGTCAATTCGAGCTCTAGTTGTTGGTCGGCCCGCAGCACTATTAGCTTTACTACGTCCCCTGGGCTGCTGTGGCTCAACAGGTAAGCCGCCAGTTCGGTGGAAGAGTTGAGGTCTTTCCCATTGATCTGGGTGATCAAGTCGCCCTCGATCAGGCCGGCTTGATCAGCCGGGCCACCGCTCAGCACCTGGCGCACATAGGCCCCGCGCGTATGCTGCAGGCCGGCTTCTTCAGCGATCGCCAGGCTCAGGTCGGTCAGGCTGGTCATCCCTATAAAGGGATACTCATACAAGCCTTTCTCGATCAGCGATGGCACAATCCGTTGCACAACATTGGCAGAGATGGCAAAGCCCACGCCAGAGCTCAGCGCTTGATTGTCCTGGTTGTAGTAGAGAGTGCGGATGGCACGGTTGACGCCGATCACTTCGCCGTTCAGATTCAGCAGCGGCCCGCCGGAGTTGCCGGGGTTGATGGCTGCATCGGTCTGGATCAAGTCGCCTACGGCGAAGATGTTCTCCTCATTCAGCTGAGTGGAATTAAGCCCCGGCAAGGTGCGCGCCACATTGGATACCACCCCGGTGGACATACTGCCCTCCAGCCCGAACGGGTTGCCGATGGCGACAACCAATTGGCCCACCTTGACTTGCTCCGAGTCTCCAAACACCAGGGGCACCAGCTGCTCAGGTGGCACGTCCACCTTGATGACCGCCAAGTCCGAATCCACATCAATACCCAGCACCACGGCTGCGGCGCGCTCGCCGTTGTGGAAAACAACCTCGATCCCGCGTGCCCGGTCAACCACATGCTGGTTGGTCACAATATGCCCGGCCTTGTCGATCACAAAGCCCGCGCCGTGCCGCAGACCTATCGGCGAGTCTATATCCAACGACACTACGCCCTGGCTGGCGGTCTCATATAAAGAGACCAGCGCTTCTTGCTGGCTGGCCAGGTCGCTCGAAAGCACGATGCCTGGCATAACAGGTTGTGTAGTATCTGGGAATGTGTGTGGGGTGCCGGTGGAACTTGCCACGGAGTCGTTGCCCCAGTCCACCGTTATACTGCAGGCGAGGCCCGCACCCGCCAGTGCGGCAGCCAAACAAAGGATCCTTGTGGTCTGCTGGCGCCTCATTTTTAAGCCCTTGGCGAAACAGAGAGCACTTATAGCCTACACCCAAAAACGGCCCGTAAGGGCCGTTTTTGGGTCATTCTCATGTTCCTATGGCGTTGTTACCGGGCGTGCGCCCAGGGTCAGCTCGATTTGCATCGTCTGGCCTTCGCGAATGATGTCCAGCATCACCACATCACCCGGGCTGGTATTGCCGAACAGATACGAGATCAGTTGGTCAAAATTCTTGACCACGCGCCCGTTGATGGCGATGATCATGTCGCCTTCTTGCAAGCCCGCCTGGTCCGATGGACCGCCTTCTACTACACTCGCCACAAGGGCGCCGTTGTTGTTCTTGAGGCCCAGCTGTTGCGCAGCGGCCAAACTCAAGTTGGAGCTGCTGCTCAGGCCAAGATATGGATACTCATAGGTACCGAACTCGATCAAGCTAGGCACCACACGCTTGACGATGTTGGCCGAGATGGCAAAGCCGATCCCGGAGTTGAGCGCATCGCCTGTTTCGTTGAAGCTGAACGAGCGAATGGCGCGGTTCACACCCACCACTTCGCCAAACAGGTTCAGCAGCGGGCCGCCGGAGTTGCCGGGGTTAATGGCTGCATCGGTCTGGATGATGTCGCCGGCACTGAAGAACTGGTTAGAGTTGGGCGCAAGGTTCATGGACTCAAGGGTGCGACCCTTGCTTGAAACCACGCCCAGGCTCATGCTACCGCTCAGGCCGAACGGGTTGCCAATCGCAACTACATACTGGCCCACCTGCAACGCATCCGAGTCGCCCAGTTGCACGGGGAACAATTCCTCGGCTGGGGCATCAATGCTGAGCACAGCCAGATCCGAGTCACGATCCTCACCGATCACTTCGCCCACGGCCTGGAAGCCAGAGGGGAAGGTGACCTCAATATATTGGGCGCCTTCCACAACGTGAAAGTTGGTGACGATGTGGCCTTGCATGTCAAACACGAAGCCGGAGCCCTGGGCGCCGCCTTGCCCCGACACCGTCGCAATGGACACCACACCTGGGCTCACCGCGTCATACAGCGAGATCAGTGCCTCCTGCTGCGAAAGCATGTCGCTGGACACTTGCACTTCGGGATTGTTTTGCAGTTGCGGCAGTTGCAGGTTCTCCACCTGCTCCTGCACTTGGTTGCCAAAATCCTGCAATGCCTCACTGGCATCCGGCAACTGGATCGTGCCGCAGGCCATGGCTGCCAGCACCAGCACGCTGATGACTGCAATGAACGAACGATTACGCTGTGTCTTCATAGATCCTCTTGTGAGTTAGTTGTTCTGCGAAAGTTTCGTTAGAAGCTCTTTATCTTCAGGGTTGGTGATCTTAGGGACGCGTATGCGCGCCTGGGCGTACAAGTCGCCGCGCGTGCTGGGTTGTTTGAGCTTCGGCATCCCTTTGCCTTTGAGACGGAAGGATTGGCCGGGCTGCGTGCCGGCGGGCACAGTCAGCACGACTTCACCCTCCAGAGTGGGCACACGTACTTCGCCGCCAGCCGCGGCCGTTGCCAAATCCACCGGCACTTCGGTGCGTAGGTCGTCGCCCTCACGCGTAAAGCGCGGGTCGGCGCTCACGTCCACGATCAGGTACAGATCGCTGCCGTTGGCGGCGCCGGCCATGCGGATCTTGGTGCCGGTTTGGGCACCCGCCGGGATCTTGACCTCAAGGCGTTTGCCATTCAGGCTGAGCAGACGGCTTCCGCCGCGGAAAGCTTCTTCCAGACTGATGGTGATGTGTTGCTCGTAGGCCGGGGCAGTACGGGTGCGGGCGCCTTGGCGTGTAGCTGTCTGGCCAAAGCCGCCGCCAAAGATCTGCTCAAAAAAGTCAGAGAAGTTACCCATGCGCCCGCCGAACACATCGGCAGGGTCAGCATATTCTACGCGCCCGCTGCCATTGCTGCGGCTCCATTGGCCCCAGTCAAAACCGCTTGGCTGGCCGCCGCGCTCCCATTGCGTATAGGCGCTGCCCAGGCGGTCATAGTGGGCGCGTTTTTCCGGATCACTGAGCACCTGGTGGGCCTCATTGACCTCTTTGAACTTGTCTTCGGCGGTCTTATCGCCCGGGTTTCGGTCTGGGTGGTATTTGAGCGCCAGTTTACGATAGGCTTTTTTGATATCTTCCGCGCTGGCATCCCGGCCTACCCCAAGCACCTGATAGTAGTCTTTGTAATCCATAACAGCTCGGGTTCGCTTCTGTAATTCTATGACCCCGTTAAACAGAGTCAATAAGAGCATTGTTAGAAAGCCAGCCATGCTATTATTCCGTGCCTGTGGCTAAGCAAGTGTTGCTGGCTTTGCCAGACAAGACCGAATGCAAGCAGCTGGCTGAGGGAGTGCTGCAGCCAGCCGGCTACACTGTTACCCTGGTGCACAGTGGCGCCGAATTGCGCCGTCGGCTGGGCGCTGGCAAACTGGACCTGTTGTTCCTGGGGGATTTTGCAGACATTGATTCTTTCCAGTTAGCCCAGAACCTCAAGACCGATCAACCCACTTTGCCCATCATCTTCCTGGCAAATCAGGCCTCGCAAGAGCAGTTATTGCGCGGGGTCCAGCTGGGCTTTGTGGAGTATCTGACCCTGCCAGTTGAGCCTGAAGCGCTGTTGGAGGCAGCCAGCCGCGGCCTGGAGCACAAGCACCGCTGGGAGGGCTGGTTGCGCCGGGAGACCGGGCGCATCACCGGCCCCTTGGCGCGCCGCCTGGCCGAGCTTGAGAGCATCTTGCAGCAGGTCAATGATGGTGTCATTCTGGTTGACGGCGAGCACAAAGTGCTGATGGTCAACCGCGCCTTCCGCAAGGCATTTGCGCTGGGTAGCAAAGATCCGGCCGGCCGCCGCCTGCAGGATGTGCTGCCGAATAAGGAGCTGCAGGACTTGCTGCAGAAGCCAGCCACGGCTGAAGCCCGTGCTGAGATCAAGAACCCGTCTGGCCGCACCTACAACGCGCGTTTGTCGGTCATCCAGGATCTGGGCACGGTGATCAGCCTGCACGACATTACCAACTTGATCGAGCTGGACCATTTGCGTAAGGACTTTGTCAATACGGTTTCGCATGACCTACGCTCACCGCTCACTGCCATCCTGGGCTACGTGGAACTTATCGAGCGCGCCGGGCCGGTCAACCCCCAGCAGGCCGAATTCATCCGCCGTGTCAAGACCAGCGTGCATACAACCACTGAATTGATCGACGATCTGCTTGACCTTGGCCGGGTGGAAGTAGGCTTGATCGATGAGCTTGCCCCGGTAGATATGCGCGCGATTGTTGAGAAGACGATCGACGCGTTCCAGGCACAGATCGAAGATAAAAAGCTGTCTCTACGAATTGCCCCCGCAGATGATCTGCCAGCCGTGCTGGGCAGTCATACCCAACTGGGCCAGGTGGCGGCCAACCTGATCGGCAATGCTATCAAGTACACGCCGGCTGGCGGCGAAGTGCGCATCATGTTGCGCCATGAACAGAAGCAACTCATTTTGCATGTGGCCGATAGCGGTCCGGGTATCCCGCTCGACGAGCAGACCAAGATCTTTGACCGCTTCTACCGCGCCACCAATGCGCTACCCAGCATCCCCGGCACCGGTTTGGGTCTGGCGATCGTCAAGACCATCGTGGAAAATCACCGCGGCCGTATTTGGGTGGATTCGAAACTGGGCGAAGGCAGCATTTTTACCGTCGTGCTGCCGCTGGCAAAAAGTTAACTTAGATTTGCAAGGAAGTTGCGTACGACCTCGATGGCTTCGCGCTCGTTGGCGTATTCGGCCACCTGCAGACCCGGCATCGTGTTGCCCGTGATCATCTTGGAGACGCGTACCCCCTTGCGAAAAATACACAACACTGGCCTTTGGTGCTCCAGGGCATAGCCGATCTCGTAGCCAACGCCGTGGGAGGGTGTGCTGACCTCGGCGATCAGCGTATCGCTCTCATCGATCCAGCCAGTATCACGGCTGTAGACCGCCACCGGGTCCATGTCCGGCTCCAGACCGGTATGGCCTGTGCCCACGATGCCGGCATT contains the following coding sequences:
- a CDS encoding response regulator, which codes for MAKQVLLALPDKTECKQLAEGVLQPAGYTVTLVHSGAELRRRLGAGKLDLLFLGDFADIDSFQLAQNLKTDQPTLPIIFLANQASQEQLLRGVQLGFVEYLTLPVEPEALLEAASRGLEHKHRWEGWLRRETGRITGPLARRLAELESILQQVNDGVILVDGEHKVLMVNRAFRKAFALGSKDPAGRRLQDVLPNKELQDLLQKPATAEARAEIKNPSGRTYNARLSVIQDLGTVISLHDITNLIELDHLRKDFVNTVSHDLRSPLTAILGYVELIERAGPVNPQQAEFIRRVKTSVHTTTELIDDLLDLGRVEVGLIDELAPVDMRAIVEKTIDAFQAQIEDKKLSLRIAPADDLPAVLGSHTQLGQVAANLIGNAIKYTPAGGEVRIMLRHEQKQLILHVADSGPGIPLDEQTKIFDRFYRATNALPSIPGTGLGLAIVKTIVENHRGRIWVDSKLGEGSIFTVVLPLAKS
- a CDS encoding trypsin-like peptidase domain-containing protein; this translates as MKTQRNRSFIAVISVLVLAAMACGTIQLPDASEALQDFGNQVQEQVENLQLPQLQNNPEVQVSSDMLSQQEALISLYDAVSPGVVSIATVSGQGGAQGSGFVFDMQGHIVTNFHVVEGAQYIEVTFPSGFQAVGEVIGEDRDSDLAVLSIDAPAEELFPVQLGDSDALQVGQYVVAIGNPFGLSGSMSLGVVSSKGRTLESMNLAPNSNQFFSAGDIIQTDAAINPGNSGGPLLNLFGEVVGVNRAIRSFSFNETGDALNSGIGFAISANIVKRVVPSLIEFGTYEYPYLGLSSSSNLSLAAAQQLGLKNNNGALVASVVEGGPSDQAGLQEGDMIIAINGRVVKNFDQLISYLFGNTSPGDVVMLDIIREGQTMQIELTLGARPVTTP
- a CDS encoding J domain-containing protein, translated to MDYKDYYQVLGVGRDASAEDIKKAYRKLALKYHPDRNPGDKTAEDKFKEVNEAHQVLSDPEKRAHYDRLGSAYTQWERGGQPSGFDWGQWSRSNGSGRVEYADPADVFGGRMGNFSDFFEQIFGGGFGQTATRQGARTRTAPAYEQHITISLEEAFRGGSRLLSLNGKRLEVKIPAGAQTGTKIRMAGAANGSDLYLIVDVSADPRFTREGDDLRTEVPVDLATAAAGGEVRVPTLEGEVVLTVPAGTQPGQSFRLKGKGMPKLKQPSTRGDLYAQARIRVPKITNPEDKELLTKLSQNN
- a CDS encoding nucleoside 2-deoxyribosyltransferase, whose product is MKIYFACSIMGGRQDETAYRHIVQAMLDDGHEVPTAGNAGIVGTGHTGLEPDMDPVAVYSRDTGWIDESDTLIAEVSTPSHGVGYEIGYALEHQRPVLCIFRKGVRVSKMITGNTMPGLQVAEYANEREAIEVVRNFLANLS
- a CDS encoding trypsin-like peptidase domain-containing protein; the protein is MPGIVLSSDLASQQEALVSLYETASQGVVSLDIDSPIGLRHGAGFVIDKAGHIVTNQHVVDRARGIEVVFHNGERAAAVVLGIDVDSDLAVIKVDVPPEQLVPLVFGDSEQVKVGQLVVAIGNPFGLEGSMSTGVVSNVARTLPGLNSTQLNEENIFAVGDLIQTDAAINPGNSGGPLLNLNGEVIGVNRAIRTLYYNQDNQALSSGVGFAISANVVQRIVPSLIEKGLYEYPFIGMTSLTDLSLAIAEEAGLQHTRGAYVRQVLSGGPADQAGLIEGDLITQINGKDLNSSTELAAYLLSHSSPGDVVKLIVLRADQQLELELTLGSRPMSSP
- a CDS encoding GNAT family N-acetyltransferase, encoding MATVSLRPITSTNVREILDLRVSPEQEKFVAPNAYSLSEALFEPKAWYRAVYADETPVGFIMMEEDPGQGKYYLWRFLIDAKHQGKGYGYQAIQLLIERVKQLPNAREMTLSYVPDEHSPQPFYQKLGFVDTGETDEDELIMRLTFEPQSSSS